In the genome of Carboxydothermus pertinax, the window TTTAAAGCGTGCAGTTATGTTAAATAAAAAAAGTTTTCGCTATATCGATGCTATATTATATCGATGGGAAACAAATAATTTAAAATCCATCGAGGAAATTAATGCTTTTGAGGAACAAACAAAAAAGAAAAGGACACCAAAAACAAGTAAAGTAGAGTCCAAGGACTCAGACGAAAGAAAGAAAGAGATAATTAAAAAACTTTATTTAAGCTAGGTGATTTTTAGATGGCAAACTGTCCAGATTGCCAAGACCGGGGTTTAATAAAAAACGAAAAGGGAGAATATATTCAATGTCACTGCGTTACTAAAAAAAGTCATGATTTAAAACAAGTTCAGAGCTTAATTCCACCCCTTTACAGGAATAAGTCTTTTTCTGATTTTAATTTAAGCTATTATTCAAAGTTCCACTTTGACCGGGAACGTAATATTTCTTATTATGAAAGTGCCCAGCGAGCATTAAAAGCAGCAGTTAATTTTGTTAAACTACTTTCTCTTAATAAACCAACTAAAGGTTTATATTTTTCCGGCCCGGTAGGTAGTGGTAAAACATTATTAGCTGCTATAATAGCCAATGAAGCAATTAAAGCGGGAAAAGAGGTTTTATTTGTAGTTGTTCCGGAATTTTTAGAAAAAGTTAAGCAAAGCTTCGGGGAAGAGGATGACGGTTTTTTAATGAAAAAAGCTTTATCTTCAGAGTTATTAATTCTAGACGACCTGGGAGCCCATAATTACACTGAATGGACTCGAAACACCTTATATTTAATTATCAATCACCGGTTAAATTATCAATTACCTGTTATTATTACTACAAATATTGGCCTTGAAGATTTAGAAAGCTACTTAGGAGAGCGAACAACTTCCCGTATTTTTCAACTTTGTCATCATTACTGGTTACCGGTAGATTTAGACATTCGCTTAAAGAAAGTACGAGGAATGTAAAGGAGATTTTGGGGAAAAAATAATATTGTTCTCTATATTATCTAGATGGGTTGGTTTAAATGCAGGAAACCCAAAGGCTTAAAGAAATCATTAGGATATTGGGAAAATATGGTTTGAGAATATTAGAAAATAAAATAAAAAAAGAGAGCAAAACCTTTCTTTTAGATGAACAACAAATTTTACAATTGTTTTCAGAATTAGGTCCGACTTTTATTAAGTTTGGACAGTTTTTAAGTACTCGACCGGATCTGGTCGATGAAAAACTTGTTGCAGTTTTGCGAAATTTGCAAGATAATGTTCCCTCTGTGCCTTTTACAGACTGTAAAAAATTTATTGAAGAAACTTTGCACGAAAATTATTTTAACCAGTTTAGAGAAATTGAACCAATTCCTTTAGCTAGTGCTTCTATCGCTCAGGTTTACCGTGGAACTCTTCTAAACGGTCAAAAAGTGGTTTTAAAAATAAAAAGACCAATTTTAGAAAAGATAATTGCAACTGATTTAGAGATAATAAAGAAATATTTTTTACCCCAATTTAAAGTTTTGGGGTTCATTTCTCCTTTAGACTTAGAAAAAATTTATAATTTATTTGAATTAAAACTAAAAGAAGAATTGGATTTTTTACATGAGCTACAAAATATTAGAATTTTTTACAACGCCTTAAAAGCAGAAGAAGATATACTTATTCCAAAAGCTTTTAAAGATTTATCCGGAAGAAATATTTTGGTCATGGAATACATTGAAGGGAACCAGTTAACGAATTTTTTAAAAAATAGGGTTTACTATCCAGCTTTAGGGGAAAAGCTGGTTAAAAGTTTTTGTCGAATGCTTTTAATAGAAAATCTCTTTCATGCTGACCCCCATCCAGGAAATATTATACTGACTAAAGATAAAAAAATTGGCTTTGTGGATTTTGGAGCAGTTGGATTTATTGATAATAAAACTCGCGACATTCTTTCTGAGCTATTTTTATATTTAAGTGAAAAAAATTTCAATGGTATAATTAATTTAATTTACCGTCTTGGCCAACATCGAGGAGAAATTGATGATTTTACTTTTTACCAGGAAATTTATAAAATAATTGAACTAGTATCAGAAATAGGTAAAGGAGAGGTCTTGGCGGGACGAATAATTCTTGATATTATTAAAATTAGCATAAAGTATGGTATTAACGTTCCTGCAAATCTTGTTTATATTGGGAAAGCTGCCTTAAACATTGAAAGTACTGCCTTTTCTTTAGGTACTCGCTTTAATTTCTTGGATCTGGCAAAGGAGTACAGTGAACAAGCTTTGAGTAAAAATTATTTCAAATATCTTGAGCCCCAAGCAATTTATTTAAATTTATATAAAAAGCTTGAGGTTAGTGAGAAGATACCATTACTTTTATTATCAATCTTAAAAAAGTTTGATGAAGGAAATAGCCAAGTGGTTTTTAAACATGCGGGGTTAGAGTCAATCATAAAAGCATTAGACCGGACGTCTATGCGGATTACTTTTGGTCTTATCATTGCCTCTTTATTAATTGCTTCAGGGTTAATTGTAGCAGCTGATGGACAACTTTTACAAACCCTTGGAACAACTACTTATTTATTATCAATAGGGGCTGCTCTTTCATTAATGTATTTAATATTAAAATCGGGAAAGTGGCATTAAAAAAAGGGGGGTTTAAAATGAGTTCTGAAGTTTATTATGTAAATATGCATGCTCAAAAAGGCTCAAGTTTATTAGAAAAACTCGAACGTTTAATTGACCGTAGTGGTTTAATGGAAATTGTAGCACCCAATGATCTAGTTGCAATTAAACTTCATTTTGGCGAAAGGGGTAATACTGCCTATATTCGGCCCCAATTCCTGAGAAGGATAGTTAATAAAGTAAAGGCAAAGAAGGGCAAACCTTTTCTTACTGATGCTAATACCCTGTATGTTGGAAGCCGCGCCAATGCTGTTGATCATTTAGAAACAGCTATTGAAAATGGCTTTGATTATGCTGTAGTGGGAGCTCCTTTAATAATAGCCGATGGACTAACCGGTAAAGATTATATTAAGGTTCCTGTAAACCTTAAACACTTTAAAGAGGTAAATATTGGTAGTGCTGCTGTACTGGCAGATGCCTTTATAGCGGTAACTCACTTTAAAGGACATGAAGCAACTGGTTTTGGCGGTACTTTAAAAAACATCGGGATGGGACTTGGAAGTCGTTCGGGAAAACAACAAATGCATTCCGATTTAAAGCCAGAAGTAAAAATAGATATATGCACCGGTTGCCAAAAATGTGCCCGTTGGTGTCCTGCCAATGCGATTTTTTATGAAAATAGAAAAGCAGTAATTAACTATGATCTTTGCATTGGTTGTGGGGAGTGTACTGCCACTTGTAACTTTCAAGCAATAAAAATCAACTGGAAAGATGAAAAAGATGTTATCCAGGAAAAAATTGTGGAGTATACTTATGGGGTTTTAAAAGATAAAAAAGGAAAAGCTGCCTTCATAACATTTTTAACAAATATATCACCGGATTGTGACTGCTGCAGCTGGAACGATATACCTTTGGTTCCGGATATCGGTATTTTAGCTTCTTTTGATCCTATTGCCATTGATCAGGCAGCTGTTGATTTGGTAAATAATGCAATATCATTAGAAAATTCAGTAATTGGGAAATTGGCCCCAGGAGTAGATAAAATTAAAGCCAATAAGCCAGCCATAAATTGGGAAAAACAATTAGCTTATGGCGAAGCTATTGGCCTTGGAAGCAGAGATTATAAATTAATTGAAGTTAAATAGAAATTTTTTTAACAATTATGTCTAATTTAATGATCTCTATCCCGGTTTGTCTTTCAAATTCTTTAACTACTTGGGGAATGAAATTTTTAATTTGTTGAGGAATGTTTTGGCTTTTCTCAACCGCTACATCTACTTTTACTGCTAATTGTCCATAGGAGTAAGTTAATTCCACCTTTAAAACTCTTTTTATAGGTTTATTTTTGGTAATAATAAAAGTTAAAATTTTTTCCAAGACTTCTTCAGCTATTGACAGCTTACCCCTTTCGTTATAGAAGGGTTTAACGATGGTTTTGTCAAAAACTGTTTTGTTTTGTTTACCCCTTTTAAAATAAACTCTTATTGGTTCAAAAAAAATTGAAGGTAATGATTTTTTAACTTCAAAAGCTGGAACTGGAATAACGTGTTTTCCAAGACGTGAACGCTGAAAACGGGCAAGTTTAATTTCTTCCGGTGATGCCACTTCTTCTATATATATATATTTTTGGGGTTTTTCAATGGATAAATTTTCACATATTTTTTCTACCATATTTTTCGAAGTACCTAAAACTAAAATATTTGCTGATTTGTAATTTGCCAGAATATTTCTGGCCATCTCCCGGTGGAAATCATCTTGAAAGAGGGCTACGCGGATAGCGGCAATTTTGGAATTCTGCTTTTTAGCGGAGACACCACCCAAAATCTGTTGCCCTTTAATAATTAAACCATCGTCAATTATTAATTGACAATTATTTTCATAGGCAATCAGAGCCGCTCGGTGACTTTTTCCTGTGCCGCTTGGTCCTACAAAACCGACTGTTGCCATTTACAAGCTCCTTTCTTCTTAAAAAGTCTGTAATTAATTTAGGAGGTGCAATGTAATGAAAATGTGGTTTTATGAAAAGCATAATGAGAATTATCAAGTAGCCTGGCGGGTTTCTGATATATTATACCAGAAAAAAACTCCATATCAAAATCTTACGGTGGTAGAATTTGCTGAATTAGGTCGGGCCTTAGTTTTAGATGAGGCCGTACAAACTACTGAAAAAGAAGAGTATGTATATCATGAAATGCTTGTACATCCTGCTGCCTTTACCCATAAAGCTCCTCGAAAGGCTTTAATCATTGGGGGGGGAGATGGAGGAACTCTGCGGGAAGTTTTAAAACACGAGACAATTGAAAAGGTTGATTTAGTCGAGATAGATGAAGAAGTAATCAAAGCAGCAAGGGAATATTTACCTTTTTTAAGTCAAAGTTTTAATGATCCAAGGGTAAACATTATAATTGACGACGGTATCCGCTTTGTAAAAAACGTTAAAAACACCTACGACTTAATTTTTGTTGACGCATCTGATCCAGTGGGACCAGCTGTA includes:
- a CDS encoding DUF362 domain-containing protein translates to MSSEVYYVNMHAQKGSSLLEKLERLIDRSGLMEIVAPNDLVAIKLHFGERGNTAYIRPQFLRRIVNKVKAKKGKPFLTDANTLYVGSRANAVDHLETAIENGFDYAVVGAPLIIADGLTGKDYIKVPVNLKHFKEVNIGSAAVLADAFIAVTHFKGHEATGFGGTLKNIGMGLGSRSGKQQMHSDLKPEVKIDICTGCQKCARWCPANAIFYENRKAVINYDLCIGCGECTATCNFQAIKINWKDEKDVIQEKIVEYTYGVLKDKKGKAAFITFLTNISPDCDCCSWNDIPLVPDIGILASFDPIAIDQAAVDLVNNAISLENSVIGKLAPGVDKIKANKPAINWEKQLAYGEAIGLGSRDYKLIEVK
- a CDS encoding Asp23/Gls24 family envelope stress response protein, whose protein sequence is MATVGFVGPSGTGKSHRAALIAYENNCQLIIDDGLIIKGQQILGGVSAKKQNSKIAAIRVALFQDDFHREMARNILANYKSANILVLGTSKNMVEKICENLSIEKPQKYIYIEEVASPEEIKLARFQRSRLGKHVIPVPAFEVKKSLPSIFFEPIRVYFKRGKQNKTVFDKTIVKPFYNERGKLSIAEEVLEKILTFIITKNKPIKRVLKVELTYSYGQLAVKVDVAVEKSQNIPQQIKNFIPQVVKEFERQTGIEIIKLDIIVKKISI
- a CDS encoding ABC1 kinase family protein, whose amino-acid sequence is MQETQRLKEIIRILGKYGLRILENKIKKESKTFLLDEQQILQLFSELGPTFIKFGQFLSTRPDLVDEKLVAVLRNLQDNVPSVPFTDCKKFIEETLHENYFNQFREIEPIPLASASIAQVYRGTLLNGQKVVLKIKRPILEKIIATDLEIIKKYFLPQFKVLGFISPLDLEKIYNLFELKLKEELDFLHELQNIRIFYNALKAEEDILIPKAFKDLSGRNILVMEYIEGNQLTNFLKNRVYYPALGEKLVKSFCRMLLIENLFHADPHPGNIILTKDKKIGFVDFGAVGFIDNKTRDILSELFLYLSEKNFNGIINLIYRLGQHRGEIDDFTFYQEIYKIIELVSEIGKGEVLAGRIILDIIKISIKYGINVPANLVYIGKAALNIESTAFSLGTRFNFLDLAKEYSEQALSKNYFKYLEPQAIYLNLYKKLEVSEKIPLLLLSILKKFDEGNSQVVFKHAGLESIIKALDRTSMRITFGLIIASLLIASGLIVAADGQLLQTLGTTTYLLSIGAALSLMYLILKSGKWH
- a CDS encoding ATP-binding protein, with protein sequence MANCPDCQDRGLIKNEKGEYIQCHCVTKKSHDLKQVQSLIPPLYRNKSFSDFNLSYYSKFHFDRERNISYYESAQRALKAAVNFVKLLSLNKPTKGLYFSGPVGSGKTLLAAIIANEAIKAGKEVLFVVVPEFLEKVKQSFGEEDDGFLMKKALSSELLILDDLGAHNYTEWTRNTLYLIINHRLNYQLPVIITTNIGLEDLESYLGERTTSRIFQLCHHYWLPVDLDIRLKKVRGM
- the speE gene encoding polyamine aminopropyltransferase, which translates into the protein MKMWFYEKHNENYQVAWRVSDILYQKKTPYQNLTVVEFAELGRALVLDEAVQTTEKEEYVYHEMLVHPAAFTHKAPRKALIIGGGDGGTLREVLKHETIEKVDLVEIDEEVIKAAREYLPFLSQSFNDPRVNIIIDDGIRFVKNVKNTYDLIFVDASDPVGPAVVLYSEEFYRSLFDALKEDGVVSVQSESPNFYPEIFTKIVTTLKDIFPVVNIALAPVPAYISGFFAFTVASKCYNPKEVIPKINFATKYYNEDIHQACFALPNFVKEMLKSANL